A DNA window from Centropristis striata isolate RG_2023a ecotype Rhode Island chromosome 10, C.striata_1.0, whole genome shotgun sequence contains the following coding sequences:
- the LOC131978605 gene encoding olfactory receptor 13D1-like: MMNATVLIAFSLSRLNDTTVNRLTLTSLTVLCFSVILLVNGALIVTIILDNNLHEPMYIFLCNLFINSLYGTAAFYPKFLFDLLSNTHVISYTGCLLQVLVIYSYAATDFSILAVMAYDRYVAICRPLEYQSVMTKQRAVWLACFSRLVPLFLQTIVIIMTLQVELCGSHIEKLYCENWSILKLSCNSITTHNVVGFIIILYYFGQVLYIICSYILLVKSALKSREGWRKFMQTCVPHLLCLLNVTVAMLFDVMYARYGSSSVSQSAKNFMAIQFLIIPPILNPIIYGLKLTQIRKSFLNLCRDDRQVKGLG, from the coding sequence ATGATGAATGCAAcagttttaattgcattttccTTATCCAGATTAAATGACACAACAGTCAACAGATTGACTCTTACCTCCCTCACTGTGTTGTGCTTCAGTGTGATTTTGCTTGTAAATGGTGCTCTTATTGTTACTATCATATTGGACAATAATCTTCATGAACCCATGTACATCTTCCTATGTAATTTGTTCATTAATAGTCTTTATGGGACTGCAGCATTTTACCCAAAATTCCTTTTTGATCTACTGTCTAACACTCATGTCATATCTTATACTGGCTGCCTTTTGCAGGTCCTTGTCATATACTCCTATGCAGCAACTGATTTTTCTATTCTAGCCGTGATGGCCTATGACCGATATGTGGCCATATGCCGACCACTGGAGTATCAATCTGTGATGACTAAACAAAGGGCTGTTTGGTTGGCGTGTTTCTCCAGACTTGTACCCTTGTTCCTTCAGACTATTGTGATAATAATGACCTTGCAAGTGGAATTATGTGGCTCCCACattgaaaaactttattgtgAGAACTGGTCAATTCTCAAACTTTCCTGCAATTCAATAACAACACATAATGTAGTTGGATTTATCATCATATTATACTATTTTGGGCAAGTACTTTACATCATTTGTTCATATATACTGTTGGTGAAATCCGCTCTAAAGTCCAGAGAGGGCTGGAGGAAGTTCATGCAGACATGTGTGCCACATTTATTATGTTTGCTTAATGTCACTGTTGCAATGCTTTTTGACGTCATGTATGCTCGATATGGATCAAGCTCTGTATCACAGAGCGCAAAGAACTTCATGGCCATACAGTTTCTCATCATTCCACCAATTCTCAACCCTATCATATATGGACTTAAACTCACTCAAATTcgcaaaagttttttaaatttgtgtagAGATGACAGACAGGTTAAAGGATTAGGCTAA
- the LOC131979546 gene encoding olfactory receptor 4D1-like yields MQNSTEIVYFVLAAYGNIGKLKYLYFCIMLLWYILAFVANTFLIIVIYLDRRLHEPMYILLCNLFVNEIGGSTSIYPLLLSQMFSDSHEVALPWCFLQMCCIYTSASVEFCTLAAMAYDRYIAICYPLHYNAIMNTARVAMVIVLVWIYSFVNFLFSFSPIIRLTFCGSVIDKVFCDHHLVIKLACSVSILSKASDLLFGFMTIVIPFSLISVSYMRILVVCLDTSQENTQKAVTTCTPQIISVSNLFIGCIFHFVDSRFDVAYAPDKVRILLSVYLLILQPVVTPFMYGFNLPKIRQTCKRFLFDRK; encoded by the coding sequence atgcaaaattCAACTGAGATTGTATATTTTGTGCTGGCTGCCTATGGTAACATTGGAAAGTTAAAATACTTGTATTTCTGCATAATGCTACTATGGTACATCCTTGCATTTGTGGCCAACACATTTCTCATTATAGTCATATATTTGGACAGAAGGTTGCATGAGCcgatgtatatattattatgcaaTTTATTTGTGAATGAAATTGGTGGCAGCACATCAATTTACCCTCTTCTGCTCTCACAGATGTTTTCAGATAGCCATGAAGTGGCCCTCCCGTGGTGTTTTCTACAGATGTGTTGCATCTACACATCTGCTTCTGTTGAGTTTTGCACTTTAGCAGCCATGGCCTATGACAGATACATCGCCATCTGTTACCCTTTACACTACAATGCCATTATGAACACAGCAAGAGTCGCAATGGTCATTGTGCTTGTATGGATCTATTCATTTGTTaactttttattctctttttcacCCATCATCCGTTTGACTTTTTGTGGAAGCGTCATTGACAAAGTGTTTTGTGACCATCACTTAGTAATTAAACTTGCATGTTCAGTTTCAATACTCAGCAAAGCATCTGACCTGctttttggttttatgactatCGTTATCCCCTTCAGTCTCATTTCAGTCTCTTACATGAGGATTTTGGTTGTTTGTCTAGATACGTcgcaagaaaacacacaaaaagccgTCACCACTTGCACACCTCAGATCATCTCAGTGTCAAACTTGTTTATCGGCTGCATTTTTCACTTTGTGGATTCAAGGTTTGATGTGGCCTATGCACCGGATAAAGTGCGCATTCTCTTATCTGTATATCTCCTCATTTTACAACCAGTGGTCACCCCCTTTATGTATGGATTCAATCTAccgaaaataagacaaacatgtAAAAGATTTCTCTTtgatagaaaataa
- the LOC131978606 gene encoding olfactory receptor 2A12-like — MSNTSRVVLFSLSGFSATANYKITIVFLILLCYFLILVINLSLILTIVFDPNLHEPMYVFLCNLCINGIYGAAGFYPKFVYDLLSDKQVISYTGCLLQVFVVYSNSKIDYSILVLMAYDRYVAICRPLEYHSVMSVRRTAVLIVFSWLVPLFCEGMATTLTSSLKLCGSHINKLYCENWSIVKLACGSTKANDIVGLVIISFYCGHVILIACSYLHLLKSAVKSREGRRKFTQTCVPHVLCLLNITIALLFDNMYSRYGSVSVPQNLRNFMAIEFLIIPPVTNPVIYGLILTKIRNRVIFLFVIAHGRLKLSTEV, encoded by the coding sequence ATGAGTAATACTTCTAGAGTAGTTCTGTTCTCACTGTCTGGCTTCAGTGCCACTGCCAACTACAAAATCACAATTGTGTTTCTCATTTTACTATGTTATTTTCTAATTTTGGTCATAAACTTGTCGCTTATTTTAACAATAGTCTTTGATCCAAATTTACATGAACCAATGTATGTTTTTCTGTGTAATCTGTGCATCAATGGAATTTATGGGGCTGCAGGCTTTTATCCTAAGTTTGTCTATGATCTTCTGTCTGATAAACAAGTCATATCATATACAGGATGCCTTTTGCAAGTCTTTGTTGTATATTCCAATTCAAAAATCGACTACTCTATTCTAGTTCTTATGGCCTACGACAGATATGTGGCCATATGTCGACCACTGGAGTATCACTCTGTGATGTCTGTGAGAAGGACCGCTGTGTTAATTGTTTTTTCCTGGCTTGTACCTCTCTTCTGTGAGGGTATGGCTACAACTTTAACATCTAGTCTAAAATTATGTGGCTCTCACATAAATAAGCTCTATTGTGAGAACTGGTCAATAGTTAAACTTGCTTGTGGCTCAACAAAAGCAAACGATATTGTTGGATTAGTTATTATCAGTTTTTATTGTGGACATGTTATCCTCATTGCATGTTCATATCTACATTTGTTAAAATCAGCTGTGAAGTCAAGAGAAGGCAGGAGAAAGTTTACACAGACATGTGTGCCACATGTGTTATGTTTGCTTAATATCACAATTGCTTTGCTTTTTGATAATATGTATTCCAGGTATGGATCAGTATCTGTGCCACAGAATTTGAGGAATTTCATGGCCATAGAATTTCTCATAATCCCACCTGTTACGAACCCTGTTATTTATGGACTGATTCTGACTAAAATTAGAAACAGggtcatatttttgtttgtgattGCTCATGGAAGACTTAAATTGAGCACTGAGGTTTGA
- the LOC131979403 gene encoding olfactory receptor 1E16-like, producing MQNSTEIAYFVLAAYGNIGKLKYLYFCIMLLWYILAFVANAFLIIVIYLDRRLHEPMYILLCNLFVNEIGGSTSIYPLLLSQMFSDSHEVALPWCFLQMWYIYTSASVEFCTLAAMAYDRYIAICYPLHYNAIMNTARVAMVIVLVWIYSFVNFLFSFSPIVRLTFCGSVIDKVFCDHHLVIKLACSVSVLSKASDLLFAFMTIVIPFSLISVSYMRILVVCLDTSQENTQKAVTTCTPQIISLSNMFIGSIFHFVDSRFDVAYAPDKVRILLSVYLLILQPVVTPFMYGFNLPKIRQTCKRFLFDRK from the coding sequence ATGCAGAATTCAACTGAGATTGCATATTTTGTGCTGGCTGCCTATGGTAACATTGGAAAGTTAAAATACTTGTATTTCTGCATAATGCTACTATGGTACATCCTTGCATTTGTGGCCAATGCATTTCTCATTATAGTCATATATTTGGACAGACGATTGCATGAACCGATGTACATATTATTATGCAATTTATTTGTGAATGAAATTGGTGGCAGCACATCAATTTACCCTCTTCTGCTCTCACAGATGTTTTCAGATAGCCATGAAGTGGCCCTCCCGTGGTGTTTTCTACAGATGTGGTACATCTACACATCTGCTTCTGTTGAGTTTTGCACTTTAGCAGCCATGGCCTATGACAGATACATCGCCATCTGTTACCCTTTACACTACAATGCCATTATGAACACAGCAAGAGTCGCAATGGTCATTGTGCTTGTATGGATCTATTCATTTGTTaactttttattctctttttcacCTATCGTCCGTTTGACTTTTTGTGGAAGCGTCATTGACAAAGTGTTTTGTGACCATCACTTAGTAATTAAACTTGCATGTTCAGTTTCAGTACTCAGCAAAGCATCTGACCTGCTTTTTGCCTTTATGACTATCGTTATCCCCTTCAGTCTCATTTCAGTCTCTTACATGAGGATTTTGGTTGTTTGTCTAGATACGTcgcaagaaaacacacaaaaagccgTCACCACCTGCACACCTCAGATCATCTCATTGTCAAACATGTTTATCGGCTCCATTTTTCACTTTGTGGATTCAAGGTTTGATGTGGCCTATGCACCGGATAAAGTGCGCATTCTCTTATCTGTATATCTCCTCATTTTACAACCAGTGGTCACCCCCTTTATGTATGGATTCAATCTAccgaaaataagacaaacatgtAAAAGATTTCTCTTtgatagaaaataa